The following are from one region of the Acidobacteriota bacterium genome:
- a CDS encoding lysophospholipid acyltransferase family protein — protein MPARKRSAFRNLIEFVPAWLLLKLLAVLPREAAIGAGKLIATAAYHLHGRLRRVGYRNLALAMPELNPGERRVIIREVFMNLGRLLGEFSQFKKITRQNIAKLVEYDGFENYKRASERGRGVLMLTGHVGAWELCAFAQGVYGHPLSFLVRPLDNPLLDRIITDYREISGNRTINKNRAVKPVLEILRRGQDVGLLIDVNTLPDQGIFCDFFGIPACSTTGLAVFALRADAPVVPGFLIWDEQRRKHRLRFEPEIPLVRTGDFKEEVMINTARFTKVIENYARRYPDHWLWVHKRWHTRPEGEPDLYSREGGGHDASSSVKIEVQV, from the coding sequence GTGCCTGCCAGAAAGAGAAGCGCGTTCCGCAATCTGATCGAGTTTGTCCCGGCGTGGTTGCTGCTAAAGCTGCTAGCGGTCTTGCCGCGCGAAGCTGCGATCGGTGCCGGCAAACTGATTGCAACCGCCGCATACCATCTGCACGGCAGGCTGCGACGCGTAGGCTACAGAAACCTCGCGCTCGCCATGCCCGAACTCAATCCCGGCGAGCGGCGTGTAATCATCAGGGAAGTTTTCATGAATCTCGGAAGGCTGCTGGGAGAATTCTCGCAGTTCAAGAAGATCACTCGCCAGAACATCGCAAAGCTCGTCGAGTACGATGGGTTCGAGAATTACAAGCGAGCCTCTGAACGCGGGCGAGGTGTGCTGATGCTTACCGGCCACGTGGGGGCGTGGGAACTGTGCGCGTTTGCTCAGGGGGTCTATGGCCACCCGCTGAGCTTTCTGGTTCGGCCGCTCGACAATCCGCTATTGGATCGCATAATCACCGACTACCGCGAAATCTCTGGGAACCGTACGATAAATAAGAACCGCGCGGTCAAGCCCGTGCTCGAGATTCTGCGGCGTGGCCAGGACGTGGGATTGCTGATCGATGTAAATACGCTGCCGGATCAAGGTATCTTCTGCGATTTTTTCGGGATACCAGCTTGTTCCACCACCGGACTCGCGGTCTTCGCTCTGCGCGCTGACGCCCCAGTTGTTCCGGGCTTCTTGATCTGGGACGAGCAGCGAAGGAAACACCGCCTTCGGTTCGAGCCCGAGATTCCGTTGGTACGGACCGGCGACTTCAAAGAAGAAGTCATGATCAACACAGCCCGCTTCACAAAGGTGATCGAGAATTACGCTCGGCGTTATCCGGATCATTGGCTGTGGGTTCACAAGCGATGGCACACTCGGCCGGAAGGCGAGCCCGACCTCTACAGTCGCGAAGGCGGCGGCCACGACGCCAGCTCATCGGTGAAGATCGAAGTGCAGGTCTAG
- a CDS encoding sigma-54 dependent transcriptional regulator: MSEILLVEDKDSLRQMLRLTLQNAGHSVDEARDGAEARRMLNESRYNLVLTDLKMPRADGLEVLRAAKSADSDTAVIMLTAYGTIDEAVQSMKEGAYEFLQKPVDSRHLLLLVQRALEETRLRAENVLLKDVYAKRYGFPKIIGDSAAMQKVGREIQQVASTPTTVLLLGESGTGKELFARAVHHLSQRRDAPFIAINCAAIPDTLIENELFGHEKGAYTGADQRRVGKFELAARGTIFLDEISEVAPAVQSKLLRVLEERKINRLGGSADIEVDARVVAATNRDLKGAVATKQFREDLYFRLAVFPVHIPALRERRTDIGQLAGFFAAKYGRELRRAPLKLTDESVRVLQEYDWPGNVRELENCIERACILAHGVEITPADLNISPPSDYSQREQAALLDGFDLRGSLSEVSGRAQRLVERRKIDATLKECDYNKSRAAERLSVSYKTLLTRIKELELE; encoded by the coding sequence ATGTCGGAGATACTACTCGTAGAAGACAAAGACAGCCTCAGGCAGATGTTGCGCCTGACGCTCCAGAATGCAGGCCACTCCGTCGATGAAGCCCGCGACGGCGCGGAGGCGCGCCGCATGCTCAACGAAAGCCGGTACAACCTCGTTCTCACGGATCTGAAAATGCCGCGCGCCGACGGGCTCGAAGTTTTGCGCGCCGCGAAGTCCGCGGATTCAGATACGGCAGTGATTATGCTGACCGCGTATGGGACAATCGATGAAGCAGTCCAGTCGATGAAGGAAGGCGCGTACGAGTTCCTTCAAAAACCCGTCGACAGCCGGCATCTGCTTTTGCTTGTGCAGCGCGCGCTTGAAGAAACCAGGCTTCGAGCTGAGAACGTCTTGCTGAAAGATGTCTACGCAAAGCGCTATGGGTTTCCCAAAATAATCGGCGACTCGGCTGCGATGCAGAAGGTCGGCCGCGAGATTCAACAGGTCGCATCAACTCCAACCACGGTCCTTCTGCTGGGCGAGTCTGGAACCGGCAAGGAGCTGTTCGCGCGAGCAGTACATCATCTGAGCCAGCGGCGCGACGCGCCCTTCATCGCCATCAATTGCGCAGCTATTCCGGACACGTTGATCGAGAATGAGCTGTTCGGTCACGAAAAGGGCGCCTATACCGGGGCAGACCAACGTCGAGTCGGCAAGTTCGAGCTCGCAGCCAGAGGAACTATTTTTCTTGACGAGATAAGCGAAGTTGCTCCAGCCGTGCAGTCGAAGCTTCTGCGGGTTCTTGAAGAACGGAAGATCAACCGGCTCGGCGGTTCGGCCGACATCGAGGTTGACGCGCGCGTCGTCGCGGCGACGAATCGCGACTTGAAGGGCGCCGTCGCGACCAAGCAGTTTCGCGAGGATCTCTATTTCCGCCTGGCAGTGTTCCCCGTTCACATACCGGCGCTGCGGGAACGGAGAACTGACATAGGCCAGCTCGCCGGGTTCTTCGCTGCGAAGTACGGCCGGGAGCTACGCCGCGCGCCGCTCAAGCTGACTGACGAATCTGTCCGCGTGCTCCAGGAATACGATTGGCCCGGCAACGTGCGCGAGCTTGAAAACTGCATCGAGCGCGCATGCATTTTGGCTCACGGCGTTGAGATCACACCCGCCGACCTGAACATCAGCCCACCTTCGGACTACTCGCAGCGGGAGCAAGCGGCTCTGCTCGACGGCTTTGATCTGCGCGGTTCGCTTTCTGAAGTGAGCGGGCGGGCGCAGCGCCTAGTCGAGCGGCGAAAGATAGACGCGACGCTCAAGGAGTGCGACTACAACAAGTCGCGCGCGGCCGAACGACTGAGTGTCAGCTACAAGACGCTTCTCACCCGCATCAAGGAACTCGAGCTCGAATAA
- a CDS encoding phosphomannose isomerase type II C-terminal cupin domain translates to MYIERDERPWGMYEVLTQGEGYKVKRIEVHPGHRLSLQMHQSRSEHWVIVRGEALVTVGEREIRLRENEDALIPPRTKHRVANPGTSPLVFIEVQCGAYLGEDDITRFEDDYNRTANPNKQ, encoded by the coding sequence ATGTATATCGAAAGAGACGAGCGCCCCTGGGGAATGTACGAGGTCCTCACGCAAGGCGAAGGCTATAAGGTGAAGCGCATTGAAGTCCACCCTGGTCACCGCCTCAGCCTGCAGATGCACCAGAGCCGTAGCGAGCATTGGGTGATCGTTAGAGGCGAAGCGCTAGTCACCGTAGGAGAACGAGAAATCCGGTTGCGCGAAAACGAGGACGCGCTCATTCCACCTCGCACCAAACACAGGGTCGCCAATCCTGGAACAAGCCCGTTGGTCTTTATTGAGGTTCAGTGCGGAGCTTACCTTGGCGAGGATGACATAACGCGATTCGAGGACGACTACAATAGGACTGCCAATCCTAATAAGCAGTAA